One window of the Mycobacterium xenopi genome contains the following:
- a CDS encoding SLC13 family permease yields the protein MSVIAVAVFVIAYALIAYERFDKTLVALAGAAIVVTLPVIRSEDVFYSHDTGIDWDVIFLLLGMMIIVGVLRQTGVFEYVAIWSAKRAKGSPLRIMILLVVVTAFGSALLDNVTTVLLIAPVTLLVCDRLAINAAPFLMAEAFASNIGGTATLVGDPPNIIIASRAGLSFNDFLIHLAPAVIVVMLVVVAMLPVLFPGAFAVDAGRVADVMSLEEGEAIRDRGLLVKCGVVLALVLAGFIAHSALHMEPSVVALLGAGILIVISGLERSDYLSSVEWDTLLFFGGLFIMVGALVKTGVINELARSATNATGGNALLTTMLILAVSLVFSGIVNNVPYAATMTPIIAELIPSMVGPANPEVLWWALALGTGVGGNLTAVGASANVVILGIARRADNPISFWEFTRKGALVTVASLALVAIYLWVRYFAFS from the coding sequence ATGAGCGTCATCGCGGTGGCGGTGTTCGTAATCGCCTACGCGCTAATCGCCTACGAGCGTTTCGACAAAACCCTGGTGGCGCTCGCCGGCGCGGCGATTGTGGTCACCTTGCCGGTAATCAGATCCGAAGACGTCTTCTACTCCCATGACACCGGAATCGACTGGGACGTCATCTTTTTGCTGCTGGGGATGATGATCATCGTCGGCGTTTTGCGCCAGACCGGTGTCTTCGAGTATGTCGCGATCTGGTCGGCTAAACGCGCCAAGGGTTCGCCGCTGCGCATCATGATCTTGTTGGTGGTCGTGACCGCGTTCGGGTCAGCGCTGCTGGACAACGTCACCACCGTGCTGCTGATCGCACCGGTCACCCTGCTGGTGTGTGACCGGCTGGCGATCAACGCGGCACCGTTTCTCATGGCTGAGGCGTTCGCATCTAACATCGGCGGCACGGCGACGCTGGTCGGCGATCCGCCCAACATCATCATCGCCAGCCGGGCCGGCCTGTCGTTCAACGACTTTTTGATCCACCTGGCCCCGGCAGTGATCGTCGTGATGCTCGTCGTGGTGGCGATGCTGCCGGTGCTATTCCCCGGCGCGTTCGCCGTCGACGCCGGGCGGGTCGCCGACGTCATGTCGCTGGAAGAGGGCGAGGCGATTCGCGATCGCGGGCTGCTGGTCAAGTGCGGTGTTGTCCTGGCGCTGGTATTAGCCGGTTTCATCGCGCACTCGGCGCTGCACATGGAGCCCTCCGTCGTGGCGCTGCTGGGCGCCGGGATCCTGATCGTGATCTCCGGGCTGGAGCGCTCCGACTACCTGTCCAGCGTCGAGTGGGACACGCTGCTGTTTTTCGGCGGGTTGTTCATCATGGTCGGCGCACTGGTGAAGACCGGGGTCATCAACGAGCTCGCACGCTCGGCCACCAACGCCACAGGCGGCAACGCCCTGTTGACGACCATGCTGATCCTCGCGGTGTCGTTGGTCTTCAGCGGGATTGTCAACAATGTCCCGTACGCCGCGACAATGACTCCGATCATCGCCGAGCTGATCCCGTCCATGGTGGGCCCGGCCAACCCCGAGGTGTTGTGGTGGGCGCTTGCCCTCGGGACCGGGGTCGGCGGCAACCTCACCGCGGTGGGCGCCAGCGCCAACGTCGTCATCCTGGGAATCGCCCGGCGCGCAGACAATCCCATCTCGTTTTGGGAGTTCACCCGCAAGGGCGCGCTGGTCACGGTCGCCTCGCTAGCCCTGGTGGCGATTTATCTGTGGGTGCGCTATTTCGCGTTCAGCTGA
- a CDS encoding CBS domain-containing protein has translation MRAAEIAENFPVVSIESDALDAARMLAEHRLPGIVVTDPSGKPYAVLPASQVVRFIVPRYVQDDPSLAGVLNESMADRVAEKLGGKTVREVLPDHLLNIPYAEADDTIIEVAAMMARSRSPLVAVVKDGALHGVITASRLLAAALKP, from the coding sequence ATGCGGGCAGCGGAGATCGCCGAGAACTTCCCAGTCGTAAGCATCGAGTCCGACGCGCTGGACGCCGCGCGCATGCTCGCCGAGCATCGCCTGCCGGGGATCGTGGTCACCGACCCGTCAGGCAAGCCGTATGCGGTGCTGCCGGCCTCTCAGGTGGTCCGATTCATCGTGCCGCGCTATGTGCAGGACGACCCGTCGCTGGCCGGTGTGCTCAACGAGTCGATGGCCGACCGCGTGGCGGAAAAGCTGGGCGGCAAGACAGTTCGCGAGGTGCTGCCCGACCACCTGCTCAACATCCCCTACGCCGAAGCCGACGACACCATCATCGAGGTGGCCGCGATGATGGCGCGGTCGAGAAGCCCGTTGGTCGCGGTGGTCAAGGACGGCGCGCTGCATGGGGTGATCACCGCATCGCGGCTGCTGGCCGCGGCGCTGAAACCTTGA
- a CDS encoding class I SAM-dependent RNA methyltransferase, with protein MTGTPRSELTLTTGAPANGGSCVARHEGRVVFVRYALPGERVRVRVTADRGSYWHAETVEVIDPSADRVPSLCPIAGVEGAGCCDLAFARPEAARDLKGRVVSNQLARLGGYRWHGEAEPLGAAGPTGWRTRVRLDVGDDGRAGFHRYHSDELVTDLRCGQLPAGMTDGLASADWPPGAHVHVAVDDDRQRHVVCTAKRGRRTLAEVVEGGSQAVQRAAGRTWRVPVTAFWQAHRDAAQVYSAMVRDWAQPAAGTTAWDLYGGAGLFAAVLAAAVGESGRVLSVDTARAASRAARAALADLPQVHVITDSVRRALAAQSVAADVAVLDPPRSGAGREVIELLADARVQRVVHIGCEAASFARDIGLYRGHGYTVERLRVFDAFPLTHHVECVALLTR; from the coding sequence TTGACCGGAACCCCACGTTCGGAGCTGACGTTGACCACCGGCGCTCCGGCCAACGGCGGCAGTTGCGTGGCACGTCACGAGGGTCGGGTGGTGTTCGTGCGTTACGCGCTGCCCGGTGAGCGGGTGCGGGTACGGGTCACCGCCGACCGTGGCTCCTATTGGCACGCCGAGACCGTCGAGGTGATCGACCCGTCGGCCGATCGGGTCCCGTCACTGTGCCCGATCGCCGGGGTCGAGGGCGCCGGGTGTTGCGATCTGGCGTTCGCCCGCCCGGAGGCGGCGCGCGACCTCAAGGGACGCGTGGTCAGCAACCAGCTGGCCCGCCTGGGTGGCTACCGCTGGCACGGCGAAGCCGAACCCCTCGGCGCGGCCGGTCCGACCGGTTGGCGAACCCGGGTGCGGCTCGACGTGGGGGATGACGGGCGGGCCGGTTTTCATCGCTACCACAGCGACGAACTGGTCACCGACCTGCGCTGCGGGCAGCTACCGGCCGGGATGACCGACGGTTTGGCGTCAGCCGACTGGCCGCCGGGCGCGCATGTGCATGTCGCCGTCGACGACGACCGGCAGCGGCATGTGGTGTGCACAGCCAAGCGGGGGCGCAGAACCCTCGCGGAGGTGGTCGAGGGCGGATCTCAGGCGGTGCAGCGAGCGGCCGGGCGCACCTGGCGGGTGCCGGTGACCGCGTTCTGGCAGGCCCACCGCGACGCGGCGCAGGTTTACAGCGCCATGGTGCGCGACTGGGCGCAGCCCGCTGCCGGGACGACGGCCTGGGACCTCTACGGCGGCGCGGGCCTATTCGCGGCGGTGCTGGCTGCGGCGGTGGGGGAGTCGGGGCGGGTGCTGAGCGTCGACACCGCTCGGGCAGCGTCGCGGGCCGCGCGCGCGGCGCTGGCCGACCTGCCGCAAGTGCATGTGATCACCGATTCGGTGCGCCGCGCGCTGGCGGCGCAATCGGTGGCCGCTGACGTGGCAGTGCTCGACCCACCGCGCTCGGGCGCAGGTCGTGAGGTCATCGAGCTGCTGGCTGATGCGAGAGTGCAACGGGTCGTGCACATCGGTTGCGAGGCAGCATCATTCGCCCGTGATATCGGTCTGTACCGCGGTCACGGCTACACGGTCGAGAGGCTGCGGGTGTTCGACGCCTTCCCGCTGACCCATCACGTGGAGTGTGTGGCGCTGCTGACCCGCTAG
- a CDS encoding APC family permease: MSKLSTAARRLVLGRPFRSDRLSHTLLPKRIALPVFASDALSSVAYAPEEIFLMLSVAGLAAYSMTPWIGLAVAVVLLVVVASYRQNVHAYPSGGGDYEVVTTNLGDNAGLLVASALMVDYVLTVAVSTASAMSNIGSAIPFVADHTVLFSVSAILLVMAMNLRGVRESGVAFAIPTYAFIAGVLIILGWGLFRIYALGDPVRAESAGFVMHAEHGKIAGFALMFLVARSFSSGCAALTGVEAISNGVPAFRKPKSRNAATTLLMLGTIAVTLFMGIIVLAEKTGVQVVDDPAKQLTGTPPGYHQKTLVAQLAQAVFGSFHLGLLLIAAVTALILVLAANTAFNGFPVLGSVLAQHSYLPRQLHTRGDRLAFSNGIVFLSVAALAAIIAFRAQVTALIQLYIVGVFISFTLSQIGMVRHWTRLLRTETDPALRRKMMRSRVVNTVGFLSTGTVLFVVLITKFLAGAWIAVFAMGSLFVIMKLIRRHYNTVSQELEEQAAADKEVVLPSRNHAVVLVSKLHLPTLRALAYARATRPDVLEAVTVSVDDAETRELVRKWEDSDISVPLKVIASPYREITRPVLDYVKRVSKESPRTVVTVFIPEYVVGHWWEQLLHNQSALRLKGRLLFMPNVMVTSVPWQLSSSERVKTLQPHAAPGDARRGIFD, encoded by the coding sequence GTGTCCAAACTCTCGACCGCGGCGCGCCGGTTGGTTCTGGGTCGACCGTTCCGCAGCGATCGGCTAAGCCACACCCTGCTGCCCAAGCGGATCGCGTTGCCGGTGTTCGCCTCGGATGCGCTGTCCTCGGTGGCGTATGCCCCCGAGGAGATCTTCCTGATGCTGTCGGTGGCCGGGTTGGCCGCCTACTCGATGACACCGTGGATCGGCCTGGCGGTGGCGGTCGTCTTGCTGGTGGTGGTGGCCAGTTACCGGCAGAACGTGCATGCCTATCCCTCGGGCGGCGGCGACTACGAAGTGGTGACCACCAACCTCGGTGACAACGCCGGTCTGCTGGTGGCCAGCGCTCTGATGGTGGATTATGTTCTGACCGTTGCGGTTTCGACGGCGTCGGCGATGTCGAACATCGGCTCGGCCATCCCGTTCGTGGCCGACCACACCGTGCTGTTCTCGGTGAGCGCGATCCTTTTGGTCATGGCGATGAACCTGCGCGGCGTAAGGGAGTCCGGGGTGGCGTTCGCGATCCCCACCTACGCGTTTATCGCCGGGGTGCTCATCATCCTCGGCTGGGGGCTTTTCCGCATCTACGCGCTGGGTGATCCGGTGCGGGCCGAGTCCGCCGGATTTGTGATGCATGCCGAGCACGGCAAGATCGCCGGTTTCGCGCTGATGTTTTTGGTGGCACGGTCGTTCTCGTCGGGATGCGCGGCACTGACCGGGGTGGAGGCAATCAGCAACGGGGTACCAGCGTTTCGGAAACCCAAGTCCCGCAACGCCGCAACGACACTGCTGATGTTGGGCACCATCGCGGTGACCCTGTTTATGGGCATCATCGTGCTGGCCGAGAAGACCGGCGTGCAGGTTGTCGATGACCCGGCCAAACAGCTGACCGGCACGCCGCCCGGGTATCACCAAAAGACTTTGGTCGCTCAGTTGGCGCAGGCGGTGTTCGGCAGCTTCCACCTCGGGTTGCTGCTGATCGCTGCGGTGACGGCATTGATCCTGGTGCTGGCGGCCAACACTGCGTTCAACGGCTTCCCCGTGCTGGGTTCCGTGCTGGCGCAGCACAGTTACCTGCCGCGCCAATTGCATACCCGTGGGGATCGGTTGGCCTTCTCCAACGGCATCGTGTTCTTGTCGGTGGCCGCCCTAGCGGCGATCATCGCGTTCCGTGCACAGGTGACTGCGCTGATTCAGCTCTACATCGTCGGCGTATTCATTTCGTTCACCTTGAGCCAGATCGGGATGGTTCGGCACTGGACCCGGTTACTTCGGACCGAAACCGACCCTGCGCTGCGGCGCAAGATGATGCGCTCCCGGGTGGTGAACACGGTCGGCTTCTTGTCCACCGGCACTGTGCTGTTCGTGGTTCTGATCACCAAATTCCTTGCCGGGGCGTGGATTGCGGTTTTCGCGATGGGCTCGCTGTTCGTGATCATGAAGCTGATCCGCCGGCACTACAACACGGTGAGCCAGGAACTGGAAGAGCAGGCCGCCGCCGACAAGGAGGTGGTGTTGCCCAGCCGCAACCACGCCGTGGTGTTGGTGTCGAAGTTGCACCTGCCCACACTGCGTGCGCTGGCCTACGCGCGAGCGACCCGGCCGGATGTCCTGGAGGCCGTCACCGTCAGCGTCGACGACGCCGAAACCCGTGAGTTGGTGCGCAAGTGGGAGGACAGCGATATCAGCGTGCCGCTCAAGGTGATCGCGTCGCCCTATCGTGAAATCACCCGCCCGGTTTTGGATTACGTGAAGCGGGTGAGCAAGGAGTCGCCGCGGACCGTGGTGACTGTGTTCATTCCGGAGTACGTGGTGGGGCACTGGTGGGAGCAGTTGCTGCACAACCAGAGTGCGCTTCGGCTCAAGGGCCGGCTGCTGTTCATGCCGAATGTGATGGTGACTTCGGTTCCCTGGCAACTGAGTTCGTCGGAGCGGGTCAAGACACTGCAGCCGCACGCTGCTCCGGGCGACGCCCGACGGGGTATTTTCGATTGA
- a CDS encoding potassium channel family protein, with protein sequence MRVVVMGCGRVGAAVADGLSRIGHDVAIIDRDSTAFNRLSPDFAGERVLGVGFDRDVLLRAGIEEAGAFAAVSSGDNSNIISARLARETFGVPRVVARIYDAKRAAVYERLGIPTIATVPWTTDRLLNALLRESETTKWRDPTGTVAVVELVVHEDWVGHRITDLEDATGARVAFMIRFGSGLLPEPKTVIQAGDQVYVAAIAGRAAEAQAIAAQPPSEDLE encoded by the coding sequence GTGCGGGTAGTAGTGATGGGGTGCGGCCGGGTGGGGGCCGCCGTGGCCGACGGGCTATCCCGTATCGGCCACGATGTCGCGATCATCGACCGTGACAGCACCGCTTTCAACCGGCTCAGCCCGGATTTCGCGGGCGAACGGGTGCTGGGCGTGGGGTTCGACCGCGACGTGTTGCTGCGCGCGGGCATCGAGGAAGCGGGCGCGTTCGCCGCGGTGTCATCCGGGGACAACTCGAATATCATCTCCGCCCGGCTGGCCCGCGAGACATTCGGTGTGCCGCGGGTGGTCGCGCGGATCTACGACGCCAAGCGTGCCGCCGTCTACGAGCGGCTTGGCATCCCCACCATCGCCACCGTGCCGTGGACCACTGACCGGCTGCTCAATGCCCTGCTGCGGGAAAGCGAAACCACCAAGTGGCGCGACCCCACCGGTACCGTCGCCGTCGTTGAACTTGTCGTACACGAAGACTGGGTGGGCCACCGCATCACCGATCTGGAAGACGCCACCGGGGCACGGGTCGCGTTCATGATCCGGTTCGGAAGCGGGCTGCTGCCCGAACCCAAGACCGTTATCCAGGCCGGCGATCAGGTCTATGTCGCCGCGATAGCCGGACGCGCCGCCGAGGCCCAAGCGATCGCCGCCCAGCCACCAAGTGAGGACCTCGAATGA
- a CDS encoding potassium channel family protein produces the protein MKVAISGAGAVGRSIARELIESGHEVTLIERNVDHVDVDSVPAAHWRLGDACELSLLESVHLEEFDVVVAATGDDKANVVLSLLAKTEFAVPRVVARVNDPRNEWLFTDAWGVDVAVSTPRILASLVEEAVAVGDLVRLMEFRKGQANLVEITLPDDTPWGGKPVRRLQLPRDAALVTILRGPRVIVPAADEPLEGGDELLFVAVTEVEEELRRLLLPEHQPAPDASHVGQP, from the coding sequence ATGAAAGTCGCGATCTCCGGAGCCGGCGCGGTCGGCCGTTCGATCGCCCGGGAACTCATCGAAAGCGGTCATGAGGTGACGTTGATCGAACGCAACGTCGACCACGTCGACGTCGACTCGGTGCCGGCCGCGCACTGGCGGTTGGGCGACGCCTGTGAGCTCAGCCTGTTGGAGTCGGTGCATCTCGAGGAGTTCGACGTCGTGGTCGCCGCCACCGGTGATGACAAAGCCAACGTGGTGCTGAGCTTGTTGGCCAAAACGGAATTCGCGGTGCCCCGCGTGGTAGCGCGGGTCAACGATCCGCGCAACGAATGGCTGTTCACCGACGCCTGGGGCGTCGACGTCGCGGTGTCGACCCCGCGGATCCTGGCGTCGCTCGTCGAAGAAGCAGTCGCGGTCGGCGACCTGGTGCGGCTGATGGAGTTCCGCAAGGGCCAAGCCAACCTGGTCGAGATCACGCTGCCCGACGACACCCCGTGGGGCGGCAAGCCGGTGCGCAGGCTTCAGCTGCCGCGCGATGCCGCGCTGGTGACGATACTGCGGGGGCCGCGGGTCATCGTGCCCGCCGCCGACGAGCCGCTGGAAGGCGGCGACGAGCTGCTCTTCGTTGCGGTCACCGAGGTGGAGGAGGAGTTGCGTCGGCTGCTGCTGCCGGAACACCAGCCTGCGCCGGACGCATCGCACGTTGGGCAGCCTTGA
- a CDS encoding OB-fold nucleic acid binding domain-containing protein, which yields MTAESYLRRLTRRLTEDPEQLDVEELSDEAVTTGAQRAIDCQRGQEVTMVGTLRSVEANAKGCAGGVRAELFDGTDTVTLVWLGQRRIPGIESGRTLRVHGRLGTLESGAKAMYNPRYEIQR from the coding sequence ATGACGGCCGAGAGTTATCTGCGCCGGCTCACCCGGCGGTTGACGGAGGATCCCGAGCAACTCGACGTCGAGGAGCTGTCCGACGAAGCCGTCACCACCGGGGCCCAGCGGGCCATCGACTGCCAGCGCGGCCAGGAGGTCACGATGGTGGGCACGTTGCGCAGCGTGGAAGCCAATGCCAAGGGGTGCGCGGGCGGCGTTCGCGCCGAATTGTTCGACGGCACCGACACCGTGACCCTCGTGTGGTTGGGCCAGCGCCGGATACCCGGCATCGAGTCGGGGCGCACATTGCGGGTGCACGGCCGGCTGGGCACGCTGGAAAGCGGCGCCAAGGCGATGTATAACCCGCGCTACGAAATCCAGCGGTGA
- the dut gene encoding dUTP diphosphatase — protein sequence MSTSLAVVRLDRELPLPSRAHDGDAGVDLYSAEDVELAPGQRALVRTGIAVAIPHGMVGLVHPRSGLAARVGLSIVNSPGTIDAGYRGEIKVALINLDPDTPIVVHRGDRIAQLLVQRVELVELVEVSSFNEAGLAGTSRGDGGHGSSGGHASL from the coding sequence GTGTCGACCAGTCTGGCGGTTGTCCGCTTGGACCGCGAACTTCCCCTGCCCAGCCGGGCCCACGACGGTGACGCCGGCGTGGATCTTTACAGCGCCGAGGATGTCGAGCTGGCACCGGGTCAGCGCGCGCTGGTGCGTACCGGGATCGCGGTTGCCATCCCGCACGGCATGGTCGGCTTGGTGCATCCGCGCTCGGGTTTAGCTGCGCGCGTAGGGCTTTCGATTGTTAATAGTCCGGGCACCATCGACGCCGGCTACCGCGGTGAGATCAAAGTGGCGTTGATCAACCTCGACCCGGACACGCCGATCGTTGTGCATCGCGGTGACCGCATCGCCCAATTGCTGGTGCAGCGGGTGGAGCTGGTCGAGCTTGTCGAGGTCTCGTCGTTCAACGAGGCCGGGCTGGCCGGGACATCCCGCGGCGACGGTGGCCACGGTTCCTCCGGCGGACACGCGAGTCTGTGA
- a CDS encoding DUF3093 domain-containing protein, with translation MSGARVAPHSVRYHERLWVPWWWWPPGFALAALIAFEVNLGIPGLPDWLPFVALFAVAAGALLWLGRFEIRVTVGDNGVELWAGQAHLPVTAIARSAEIPRSAKSAALGRQLDPAAYVLHRAWVGPMVLVVLDDPDDPTPYWLVSCRHPDRVLSALRS, from the coding sequence GTGTCCGGGGCGCGCGTCGCACCGCACAGCGTGCGGTACCACGAGCGATTGTGGGTGCCGTGGTGGTGGTGGCCGCCGGGTTTCGCGCTGGCCGCGCTCATCGCGTTCGAAGTCAATCTCGGCATACCCGGCCTGCCCGACTGGCTACCGTTCGTCGCGTTGTTCGCGGTGGCCGCCGGGGCGCTGTTGTGGTTGGGACGCTTCGAAATCCGGGTGACCGTCGGCGACAACGGCGTCGAATTGTGGGCCGGCCAAGCACACTTACCGGTCACCGCGATCGCACGCTCCGCCGAGATCCCGCGCTCGGCCAAGTCCGCGGCCCTCGGGCGCCAGCTGGATCCCGCGGCGTACGTGCTGCATCGGGCCTGGGTTGGGCCGATGGTGCTCGTGGTGCTCGACGACCCCGACGATCCGACGCCGTACTGGCTGGTGAGTTGCCGTCACCCGGATCGGGTGCTCTCGGCATTGCGCAGTTGA
- a CDS encoding DUF4193 domain-containing protein, translating to MPTDYDAPRRTETDDVSEDSLEELKARRNEAASAVVDVDESESAESFELPGADLSGEELSVRVIPKQADEFTCSSCFLVQHRSRLASEKNGVMICTDCAA from the coding sequence ATGCCTACCGATTATGACGCCCCACGGCGCACCGAGACCGATGACGTTTCCGAGGACTCGCTGGAGGAGCTCAAAGCACGGCGAAACGAAGCGGCGTCGGCCGTGGTCGACGTCGACGAATCGGAGTCCGCTGAATCCTTCGAACTGCCCGGCGCGGACTTGTCCGGCGAAGAGCTGTCCGTGCGTGTGATTCCCAAGCAGGCCGACGAGTTCACCTGCTCGAGTTGTTTCTTGGTGCAGCACCGCAGCCGGTTGGCCAGTGAGAAGAACGGCGTGATGATCTGTACCGACTGCGCGGCCTGA
- a CDS encoding inositol monophosphatase family protein, giving the protein MTSTDNQPAQLRSLAETLAAEAAAFVRRRRGEVFGAGAPDAGDAPVRTKSTPTDPVTVVDTETERLLRDRLAQLRSADLILGEEGGGPADPATAADGAVRWVLDPIDGTVNFVYGIPAYAVSVAAQVDGVSVAGAVADVAAGRVYSAGAGLGAHVTDEQGTRPLRCTAVEDLSLALLGTGFGYSRRRRAAQAALLARMLPIVRDVRRIGSAALDLCMVAAGRLDAYYEHGLHLWDCAAGALIAAEAGARVVVPAPDGPGGTGGLVVAAAPGIADQLLAALEQFDGLQPIRD; this is encoded by the coding sequence GTGACGAGCACTGACAACCAGCCGGCGCAGCTGCGTTCGCTGGCCGAAACGCTGGCCGCGGAGGCCGCTGCGTTCGTGCGGCGTCGCCGTGGCGAAGTATTCGGCGCCGGCGCTCCCGATGCCGGCGACGCGCCGGTGCGGACCAAAAGCACGCCGACCGACCCGGTGACCGTGGTCGACACCGAGACCGAGCGGCTGCTGCGCGACCGGCTGGCGCAACTGCGTTCCGCCGACCTGATTCTCGGTGAGGAGGGGGGCGGACCAGCCGATCCCGCCACCGCCGCTGACGGCGCTGTCAGGTGGGTGCTCGATCCCATCGACGGCACGGTGAACTTCGTCTACGGCATCCCTGCGTATGCGGTGTCGGTTGCTGCGCAGGTGGACGGCGTCTCGGTGGCCGGTGCGGTCGCCGACGTCGCCGCCGGCAGGGTGTATTCGGCGGGCGCCGGGCTCGGGGCACACGTCACCGACGAACAGGGGACCCGCCCGCTGCGCTGCACGGCGGTCGAGGACCTGTCGTTGGCGTTGCTTGGCACCGGATTCGGGTACTCCAGGCGGCGCCGCGCTGCGCAGGCGGCGCTGTTGGCCCGGATGCTGCCGATCGTTCGTGATGTGCGTCGCATCGGTTCGGCCGCACTGGATTTGTGCATGGTCGCAGCGGGCCGGCTGGATGCCTACTACGAACACGGGCTGCACCTGTGGGACTGCGCGGCCGGGGCGTTGATCGCCGCGGAGGCCGGCGCGCGGGTCGTGGTGCCAGCACCGGATGGGCCGGGCGGCACCGGGGGTTTGGTGGTCGCAGCCGCACCGGGAATCGCCGACCAACTGTTGGCCGCGCTCGAGCAGTTCGACGGCCTGCAGCCCATCCGCGACTAG
- the ppgK gene encoding polyphosphate--glucose phosphotransferase translates to MTSSTQPQRGFGVDVGGSGIKGGVVDLATGALIGDRFKLSTPQPATPAAVAKTIAAIVNEFGWSGPLGVTYPGVVTEGVVQTAANVDKSWIGISARDVISTELNGQQVTVLNDADAAGLAEERYGAGKDKSGVVVLLTFGTGIGSAVIHNGKLLPNTEFGHLEVGGKEAEHRAASSVKERRGWSYKKWARQVTKVLVAIENAMWPDLFIVGGGISRKADKWVPLLTNRTPVVPAALQNTAGIVGAAMAATTDVTH, encoded by the coding sequence ATGACCAGCAGCACACAGCCGCAACGCGGGTTCGGCGTCGACGTCGGCGGCAGCGGCATCAAGGGCGGCGTTGTCGACCTGGCCACCGGGGCGCTCATCGGCGACCGGTTCAAACTGAGCACCCCCCAACCTGCCACTCCGGCGGCGGTGGCCAAGACGATTGCGGCGATTGTCAACGAGTTCGGTTGGTCGGGGCCGCTCGGCGTGACCTACCCCGGGGTCGTCACCGAGGGTGTCGTGCAGACCGCGGCCAACGTGGACAAGTCGTGGATCGGCATCAGCGCGCGCGACGTCATCAGCACCGAACTCAACGGCCAACAGGTCACCGTGCTCAACGACGCCGACGCGGCGGGGCTAGCTGAAGAACGCTACGGCGCCGGCAAAGACAAATCCGGCGTCGTGGTGTTACTCACCTTCGGAACCGGGATCGGGTCGGCGGTCATCCACAACGGAAAGTTGCTGCCCAACACCGAATTCGGACACCTCGAGGTGGGTGGCAAGGAGGCCGAGCACCGGGCGGCGTCATCGGTCAAGGAAAGGCGCGGCTGGAGTTACAAGAAATGGGCCCGGCAGGTCACCAAGGTGCTGGTGGCGATCGAGAATGCGATGTGGCCTGACCTGTTCATCGTCGGCGGCGGCATTAGCCGCAAGGCCGACAAGTGGGTGCCGCTGCTCACCAACCGGACCCCGGTGGTGCCGGCCGCCTTGCAGAACACCGCCGGCATTGTCGGCGCGGCAATGGCGGCGACCACAGACGTCACGCATTGA
- a CDS encoding RidA family protein, producing the protein MPANRIHVSTGSDFETTVGYSRAVRVGRHVAVAGTTGAGPADDIGLQTRDALRRIEFALKEAGASLTDVIRTRIYVTDISRWREVAAVHADVFGEIRPVATMVEVSALISPHLLVEIEADAYVESSSGGNAPSGPGR; encoded by the coding sequence ATGCCAGCCAACCGCATTCACGTGTCGACGGGTTCGGATTTCGAGACAACCGTCGGCTATTCCCGAGCGGTACGTGTCGGCCGACACGTCGCCGTCGCCGGCACCACCGGTGCCGGACCAGCCGATGACATTGGCCTTCAGACCCGAGATGCCTTGCGCCGCATTGAGTTTGCTTTGAAAGAGGCCGGCGCGTCGTTGACCGACGTTATCCGCACCCGCATCTACGTGACCGACATCTCGCGCTGGCGGGAGGTCGCCGCGGTGCATGCCGATGTGTTCGGCGAGATCCGCCCGGTGGCCACCATGGTCGAGGTCTCGGCTCTCATCTCCCCTCACTTGCTGGTCGAAATCGAGGCCGACGCCTATGTCGAGTCGTCCAGCGGCGGGAATGCGCCGTCCGGGCCGGGCCGGTAA
- a CDS encoding DUF952 domain-containing protein: MKPGVLVHLCPALEWSSAQDCGYVRPGSLASAGFVHLSTPQQVHLPANRLYRGRQDVVLLHIDPGRLDSPVRWERGESTDPASMLFPHLYGPLPVAAVINVTAYRPGPDGAFPPLDDST; the protein is encoded by the coding sequence GTGAAACCTGGAGTGCTGGTGCATCTGTGCCCGGCGCTTGAGTGGTCGTCTGCTCAGGACTGCGGATACGTTCGCCCGGGCTCGCTGGCCAGCGCGGGTTTCGTCCATTTGTCGACGCCGCAGCAGGTCCACCTGCCCGCCAACCGGCTTTATCGCGGGCGTCAGGACGTGGTGCTGCTGCACATCGATCCGGGCCGGCTCGATTCACCGGTGCGTTGGGAGCGAGGCGAGTCAACGGACCCGGCGTCGATGTTGTTCCCGCACCTGTATGGCCCCTTGCCGGTCGCCGCTGTGATCAACGTCACCGCTTACCGGCCCGGCCCGGACGGCGCATTCCCGCCGCTGGACGACTCGACATAG